The Bacteroidota bacterium sequence CTCACGCACAATTCGAGTTCGGCTCAGCCTTCCGAACCCGTCCTACAAACTTCGTCCGCAGATGACGTTCACGGCGAGCATTCGCTCAGAACTTGGACGGTCCCTCGCCATTCCACAAAACGCCGTCGTGAGAACCGGCACCGGAGACTATGTATGGGTGCTCGACTCTGGCAATATGTTCGCGCGGCACGATGTCACGCTCGGCCTACTCTCACCGGACAACTATTATCAAGTGCGAAGCGGCATCAGGTTGGATGATAGAATCGCCTCGAATGGCTCGTTCTTAGTCGATGCCGAGCATCAGTTCACGAAGAGCAATCCCATGGCCGGGATGAATATGGGCGAAACGGGAAATAAGAATTCCGGGGAGGGCACCGGAACGGTTCGTCGGATCAATACTGCGGACCAGACCATCACCCTCGATCACGGCAATATCCCGAGCGTCATGTCTGCAATGAGCATGGCCTACAAAGTCGCGGATCCCAAATTTCTCCAGGCGGTACAAGTCGATGAATCCGTACGCTTCACTCTCACTCGCTCTGAGAGCGGTGAGTGGCTCATCACTGCAATTCGGGAGAAATAGTCATGGTCGAACGCATTGTTGATTGGAGTGCACGGCATCGCCTGTTCATCATTGCCGTCTTCCTCCTCGTGTCGGTAGTCGGCGCATGGGCAATCGCCACAACGCCGCTCGATGCCATTCCCGATCTTTCGGAGAATCAGGTCATCGTGTTCTCAGAGTACATGGGCCGCTCGCCGCAGATCGTCGAAGATCAGGTGACCTTTCCACTCGTCACCGCGCTCCAAGGCCTGCCCAGCATCAAGGCCGTTCGTGCGACTTCGATGTTCGGCATGAGTTTCATCTATCTGATTTTTGAGGATAACGTCGACCCATATTGGGCGCGAAGTCGCGTCCTCGAAAAGCTTGCGACCGTTCAGGCCAGTTTGCCGGCTGGTACGAAAACGCAACTTGGTCCCGATGGCACCGGCGTCGGCCACGTCTTCTGGTACACGGTGGAAGGGAAAGGATATGATCTCGGAACGCTGCGCGCGCTCCAGGACTGGTTCATCAAGCCCCAACTGCAGTCGGTTGAAGGTGTTGCGGAAATTGCCTCTGTTGGTGGATATGTGCGCGAGTATCAGATCAATCTCGATCCCCTCAAAATGCAGCTCTACGATGTCACACTCGATGACATTACGCGCGCCGTAACTCGCTCGAACAATGCCGTTGGCGGACGTATCATCGAAGTGAATGGACGTGAGAGTTTCGTACGCGGTCAAGGATACTTCACCAGCGCAAGCGACTTTCGAGCGGTAAATGTCGCCACGCGCAATGGCGTAGCCATCCCTCTATCGAATGTGGCGGACATAACGATCGGCGCCGCTCCGCGTCGGGGGTCGCTCGATAAGAATGGAACTGGCGAAGTAACCGGCGGCATCGTCGTCATGCGGACTGGCGAGAACGCCAAAGACGTGATCGACCGTGTGAAATCGCGTATTGCCGAGGTTGCGCCCGGCTTACCAACAGGAGTAAAGATAGAGACGGCGTACGATCGCTCCGAACTGATTGAAGCTTCTGTCGCAACACTCGAGCACACGCTGATCGAAGAAGCTATCATTGTTTCCATCATCATCCTCATCTTCCTATTCCACTTTCCAAGCGCCTTGCGAATTGTTATCGAGATACCGGTTTCGGTTCTCATTGCGTTCATTCTGATGCGGGCCTTCGGCATCACGTCCAACGTCATGTCGCTGGGTGGCATCGCCATTGGGATTGGAATCCTGGTCGATGCATCTATTGTGCTGCTCGAGAATGCTCATCGTCATCTTTCGGATGCCCAAACAAATAAAGAGCGCGATGGCACTGAGTATGACTATCGTGATGTCGTTATTCACAGTGCGCAACAAGTAGCGCGACCGATCTTCTTTTCCATTATTATCATCGTCGTCAGTTTCCTCCCCGTATTTCTGCTCACAGGACAAGAAGGCAAGCTCTTTCATCCGCTAGCATTTACAAAGACATTCTCCTTGCTTGGCAGCGCGCTGGTATCGATCACACTGGTGCCCGTGCTGATGACGCTTCTCATGCGCGGCAAAATGCGACCTGAAGAGAAGAACCCAGTGTCGCGTTTGGCACAGAAACTCTACCTGCCCACACTCGCATGGGCGCTCAAACACAAGAAGACTGCAATTGCTGTTAATGCTCTGGCGCTGGCCGTCGCAATTCCAATCGCGCTCGGTCTCGGCAGCGAGTTCATGCCACCGCTCGATGAGGGCAGTCTGCTATTCATGCCGCTGCTGGTGCCAAGCACCTCGATGTCCCAAGCCACTTGCATCCTGCAAGCGCAGGATGCAATCATCAAGAGCTATCCGGAAGTCGAGCAGGTTCTCGGCAAAGTGGGTAAAGCAGAGACTGCGACCGATCCCGCTCCACAGTCAATGATCGAGACGATTATCCTGCTCAAGCCTCGTGCACAATGGCGCCCTGGAATCACCAAGGATAAGATCGTCGATGACCTCAACCGCAACCTCCGCATGCCGGGCGTGGCACTCGGATGGACACAACCAATCATCAATCGGATCAATATGCTCACGACGGGCGTGCGAACCGATCTTGGGGTCAAGTTTTTCGGAAGCAATCTGGATACGCTCGATCGCCTCGCCTCTGAAGCCGAACGATTGCTTCGACCAATCCGCGGCGCGGCGGATGTAGCAGCAGAGCGAGTCAAAGGTGGATCGTTTTTGGAAATCAGTTTAAGGCCGGAAGCCGCGGGGCTGTACGGGCTGACGCCGGCTACCATCAACGACGTAATCGAGAGTGCGATTGGTGGCGAGAGTGCCGGAACAGTCGTGCAAGGCCGCGAGCGATTCCCAATCACCGTGCGCTATATGCAGGACTTTCGCGGGTCGGTTGAGGAATTGCGATCGCTGCCAGTCCCAGTCCCAATCCCGATCAGAGCGGGAGCAACGTTGTTGACAAGTCAAGCAGGCGCAGGAGCATCGGTCACGTCGAGCGACGCGACAACCGAAATGGGCAGCGGAATGGGAACATCCAGCTCTGCCGGACAGGATAACACCGGATTGACCTCAGGCGGCTCACTTGCCGCCTCTCAAGCCTCGCAGTCAAATCTACTTTCGCCGCCTCCGATCTCACGAATCCAGTACGTTCCGCTCGGAGCATTGGCAAGCGTGGAGATCAAGGATGGTCCCGCTATGGTCTCGAGCGAGAATGGCCTCCTGCGTTCGATTGTCTATCTCAATGTCCGCAGCCGCGACATGGGCAGCTTCGTTTCGGAAGCGAAATCGGTATTGACGAAGGGTTTGCAGCTTCCAGTCGGCTACACGCTTTCGTGGAGCGGGGAGTACGAACAGCAACAGCACGCGGCGTCACAGCTCCGGCTGCTGATCCCGCTTGTGTTCTTCGTAATCTTTCTTTTGCTCTACGTGACACTCAAAGATTTCAAGGAAGCGGGCGTCGTAATGCTCAGTGTCCCATTCGCGCTCATCGGTGGCGTGTTCCTCATCGCGGTTCTTGGCATGAACTGGTCTGTTGCGGTTTGGGTCGGATTTATCGCACTATATGGCATCGCGACGGAGACCGGAGTGGTCATGGTCGTGTACCTGCACGAGGCGCTGGATAAGAAGCTAATTATAAAGGAAGGATCGATGACCGTTAAGGACATATATGATGCTACGATTGAAGGCGCGGTGCTCCGGCTTCGTCCGAAGCTCATGACCGTCGCAACCGCGATGCTCGGGCTCGTTCCCATTCTGTTCTCGACCGGGACTGGCTCCGACGTAATGAAACCAATTGCTGCACCGATGGTCGGCGGCATGCTAACAAGTGCAATTCACGTGCTGATCGTCACACCAATCATTTTCTATGTTCTTAAGGTGCGTGCACTTCACAAAGGAACACTTCGTAAGAGCGAGATCTCCGGCTGGATGCACCATTAGAGCGCACGGTTCTCGATGAGCAGCATCCTCATGGTTTCGAGCATTTGGAGATTATCGGCAAGCCCCGGCCCTGCTTGCTCCCTTGCGTAATCGGTGAAAAACGTATGGCTCCGAATGAACTGGATATTAATATCAAGCCATTCGAGATCGGTATATTCACGGCCCAGCGCATGGAGGTGCTCTTCACGGAGTCGGTCGCTCCATGGCAAGAGTAGATCAGTACCAAGATAAAAGAGGTCTGCATCGCAGAGTACTTGCGCGATACGGCCGGTAGGCCGCTGCGGAATTTCGGTTGCGCGGATGCCTTCCTCCACATCCGCAATGATTTCGCTGCTGACCTCTCGCGCGAGTACTTCCCGTGCAAACTTGCAGCTTTCTTCCTCATGACCAATATAGATCATGTCGAAGCCGACATCATGGAGCCACGCGGCGATCAGAAGAATGGAAGTCTCAGCGTCAGAAAGACGGGTAGCCTCTGCAATCACGCGAGCATACTCGACCACCATTGCGGTATGCTCTACGCAATGATACCGATAACCGGGATGTAGCGAAGCGATCTTGCTGGTCGCAAATTCCTGGACCCGTTGAAGGACCAGTTTCATACTTCCATCCAGAATGGAGTTATCTTTGTACTGTGTCTGCGCCATTCGATCGTCTTTGGACGTCTCGCTTCGTTCTGCAAGCCCTGAACCTTCGTTCAAATGAACGCCGTCCGGTGGCGCTCCTTTGGATGCACTCGTTCTGCCTGGGTGTGGGTGTTGCATATCTGGTTTCTGCTGCCCTTCCAATCTTCCTCGCTACCTTTCCAATCGATTATCTACCCATCGCATTCGCGTCCGCCGCGGTTCTGGAACTCATAATAGCGTATGCCTCGGAGCATCTGGAGCGCACCATCGGACAAGCACGATTGCTCCGACTCGAACTACTCGCTTTGGTCGGCGGTACGATCGCCCTGAGGCTCAGTATGTTGGCCGGCTCGACAATTCCGACATACATGATGGCTTTCGGCCTGCTGGTATGGTCGCGCATCATGATCTATGTGACTGACGACGAATTCTGGGTGATTGCATCCCATCTGTTCGATGTGCGACAGGGCAAGCGCCTGTTCAGCCTTATCGATTCCGGCTCCTTCCTTGCAAAGATACTTGGTTATTTTTCTGTCCCGGTCATTCTCGCATTTTTTCAGGTGCCCGACCTTTTGATACTCTCTGCCATCGGAGCTGCCACAAGCCTCTATTTCCTTCAGCGGATCGTCGGCGATTTCGGTCATGCTTTCGCGACGCATTCTGCGCATCAATCTCCAATAGCGAACCACTCCCAATCCCACAAGCACCGAATGGAGCCTGGCATATCCGTTCTTCGGAAGCGATCAGTCATGGAGTTTGTTCGCGCACACCGGTACATTGCAAGTGTAGCGCTCGTATCGTTTCTCGCAGTCCTTGCGACGACAAGTATCGACTATGGCTTCCTGCGTCAGATCGAGCTTCGCAGTAAAGATATCGCTGAGATCGCGAATTTCCTCGGTCTATTTCTTGGTCTTGCCCAACTCATAAGCCTGATTTTAAAAATCGGCATTGTTGGCCGGCTCTTTAACCGGTTCGGGTTGGCGCGAACCAGCATTGTGCTTCCCGTTGGTCTTTGTGCGATCACGGTTGCAGGACTCATCGGAGCAATGGGCACAAAGGAATCGGCAATGATCTGGTCATTCACCGCAGGAATGCTATTTGTCCAACTATGGTCGGATGCCGTACACGTACCCGCGCTTGCCATTGCATTGCAGCCCCTTTCTAAGCGTGACCGACACAAGGGGCAGTATTTGGTCGGCGGTATCGCGGAGCCGATTGGGTTGGGTGTTTCAGCACTTTTGCTTTATGTCCTCTCAGTCTCCATTGGGTTCACACTTCTCGACATTAGTTACGCAATAGTCGGAGTGTTTGTCGCTTGGGCGTTTGCTCTCGGATGGTTCGATCGGGAATATCGGATGATGGTCTTCCGCGCACTCAAACATCGACGACTTAACGAGGCC is a genomic window containing:
- a CDS encoding HD domain-containing protein, whose protein sequence is MAQTQYKDNSILDGSMKLVLQRVQEFATSKIASLHPGYRYHCVEHTAMVVEYARVIAEATRLSDAETSILLIAAWLHDVGFDMIYIGHEEESCKFAREVLAREVSSEIIADVEEGIRATEIPQRPTGRIAQVLCDADLFYLGTDLLLPWSDRLREEHLHALGREYTDLEWLDINIQFIRSHTFFTDYAREQAGPGLADNLQMLETMRMLLIENRAL
- a CDS encoding CusA/CzcA family heavy metal efflux RND transporter, which codes for MVERIVDWSARHRLFIIAVFLLVSVVGAWAIATTPLDAIPDLSENQVIVFSEYMGRSPQIVEDQVTFPLVTALQGLPSIKAVRATSMFGMSFIYLIFEDNVDPYWARSRVLEKLATVQASLPAGTKTQLGPDGTGVGHVFWYTVEGKGYDLGTLRALQDWFIKPQLQSVEGVAEIASVGGYVREYQINLDPLKMQLYDVTLDDITRAVTRSNNAVGGRIIEVNGRESFVRGQGYFTSASDFRAVNVATRNGVAIPLSNVADITIGAAPRRGSLDKNGTGEVTGGIVVMRTGENAKDVIDRVKSRIAEVAPGLPTGVKIETAYDRSELIEASVATLEHTLIEEAIIVSIIILIFLFHFPSALRIVIEIPVSVLIAFILMRAFGITSNVMSLGGIAIGIGILVDASIVLLENAHRHLSDAQTNKERDGTEYDYRDVVIHSAQQVARPIFFSIIIIVVSFLPVFLLTGQEGKLFHPLAFTKTFSLLGSALVSITLVPVLMTLLMRGKMRPEEKNPVSRLAQKLYLPTLAWALKHKKTAIAVNALALAVAIPIALGLGSEFMPPLDEGSLLFMPLLVPSTSMSQATCILQAQDAIIKSYPEVEQVLGKVGKAETATDPAPQSMIETIILLKPRAQWRPGITKDKIVDDLNRNLRMPGVALGWTQPIINRINMLTTGVRTDLGVKFFGSNLDTLDRLASEAERLLRPIRGAADVAAERVKGGSFLEISLRPEAAGLYGLTPATINDVIESAIGGESAGTVVQGRERFPITVRYMQDFRGSVEELRSLPVPVPIPIRAGATLLTSQAGAGASVTSSDATTEMGSGMGTSSSAGQDNTGLTSGGSLAASQASQSNLLSPPPISRIQYVPLGALASVEIKDGPAMVSSENGLLRSIVYLNVRSRDMGSFVSEAKSVLTKGLQLPVGYTLSWSGEYEQQQHAASQLRLLIPLVFFVIFLLLYVTLKDFKEAGVVMLSVPFALIGGVFLIAVLGMNWSVAVWVGFIALYGIATETGVVMVVYLHEALDKKLIIKEGSMTVKDIYDATIEGAVLRLRPKLMTVATAMLGLVPILFSTGTGSDVMKPIAAPMVGGMLTSAIHVLIVTPIIFYVLKVRALHKGTLRKSEISGWMHH